The following proteins are co-located in the Rhodopirellula islandica genome:
- a CDS encoding zf-TFIIB domain-containing protein: protein MNCESCGAPVSRMGRSGRYYCDYCSRLAVKTPLANSSDGLVLTGTLSDTPCLTCDDTQLEIGSIDTHSIEGCRKCQGVLLNQATFATLVRERRKSYVGPDQTGEFAPALDGPRDHHSRLACPKCCLSMDSFFYAGPGRVAIDSCSRCETVWLDCGEVTSLAEAPGLR from the coding sequence ATGAATTGCGAATCTTGCGGTGCCCCCGTGTCACGAATGGGTCGTTCAGGACGCTACTACTGTGACTACTGTTCCCGCCTCGCCGTCAAAACGCCGCTCGCGAATTCCAGCGACGGACTCGTTTTGACTGGCACGTTGTCGGACACACCCTGCCTGACCTGTGACGACACACAGTTGGAAATTGGCTCGATCGACACCCACTCCATCGAAGGCTGCCGAAAATGCCAAGGCGTCCTTTTGAATCAAGCCACGTTTGCGACGCTGGTTCGAGAGCGGCGAAAGTCCTACGTGGGTCCCGATCAAACTGGAGAGTTCGCCCCCGCTCTGGATGGTCCCAGAGATCACCACTCGCGATTGGCGTGCCCGAAGTGTTGCCTGTCCATGGACTCCTTTTTCTATGCCGGCCCCGGACGTGTTGCGATTGACTCCTGCAGCCGATGCGAAACCGTCTGGCTGGACTGCGGCGAAGTGACCTCCCTCGCCGAAGCCCCCGGACTGCGCTGA